The genomic region TTGCCCTGCCACACCTAGTGGACACAGGGAGCCAGCTCCTTAGCTGTTCTCTGAGCTCATACCCACAGCTGGGGAAGGGCCCCATGCACACTCACTCCTCAGGCCCCACGGGCCATGTCACACTCACACGGCTTGCCCTTGGCACTGCCTATTCTCCTTTCACCctgtgggagggggtgggaatgGGACAAAAGGTCACCCCAGGGGGCAGGCATGCAGGGCTTCCTGGATCTTCTGTCGGCAATAGGAGTACTTCTGCAGAATCTGGCGAAGatgctcctcctcctcccgctGCAGGATGCGCAGGAAGTTGTGCAGTTCAGGCATGCTGAAGGCATCCCACTAcaaagagaggaggggaggggcagcATAGGCTACAACAGGCATGGCCAATGCAGCAAACCTTGCCTAGAGGAGACCAGCACATGGTGGTCACTAAAGCTAGGCTGCAGCTTTCTATCAGACTCTTGTCTAAATGCTGGGCTTCCCAACAGCAGGTATGAAAGATGAAGGCCTCACAAAGTAGGGCAGTCATCTCACCGACAGGCAACCAAACCACATGTTTCCCAGTTACTAGTGGACAGGTCATACCCAGACTCTGGGCCTAATCACACTCCATTGGCCCAATGCTTAGGGGTTGGAAAGCTTTCAGGTAGAAAGTTCTAATGCCTAAAGGGAGGCCTGTATGCCATCCTGAGCCCATTTATGTGGCTCTGATTTGGCCTTGGCTCACCATGCCATCAGATGGATTCCCATGTCCCCTGAACTTCTATACCAGGAAGAGCAAAGTACTGAGATGATTCTTCCTGGCTTCTCTGGACAGGCCCTATCTTTGGAATGAGTGGCCTGGCAGCCTCCACTTCAGCTATAAGGCTCATACTCTTCTGGAGAGGCTTTGCAGGGCTTCTCCTCTAGCCGTATTCTTCCTCCGTGCCTTCTAGAAGCTGCAACCCACCAGCCCTGCCCAGTAACAACCAAGAAAGGAGGGCTGTACTCACATTCACTTCTTCAGAATCATTTTCCTTCAAGATGAAGCTCAGGGCCTTCTCACTGGGCCCTGCAAGGAGCCGCAGCCGCAGAGGCTGCTCATCATCCGACAGTTTCCGGAGGTACACTAAGGGTCAAGAGGGTTGGGGAGAAGGAGGGTAAACAGTCAGGCCCAGCATCTTCATCCCCCACATGCCCaggcacatgcatacacacagccCACCTTGGCCATGGCGCTCAGCCCGCTCAAAGAGTGCAAACTTGCGGGGGTCATCCACCACCAAGAACTTGCGCAGCAGGGCCTCGATGACCTCACGTGCTCGTGTGCGTGACAGCACGTGCAAGTGCTTGACAGCATCCTTAGGCAGGTAGAAGGAGGTGCGGCGCCTCACGGCTGTGCCCCGCCCAGGGCCCCGCCGAGCATCCTGCAGAGAGGGTGGCTTCTTGCTGGAGGGCACTGAGACAGGGCGTACCAGCTTCAGCTGAACCTTGATGAAGCCTGTGTAGGAGCCATCCTTGTTCTGAAGAGGAAAGATTAGGACCATGCCTTCAGGTTCTGAGTGAGATGGAACAGACTCAGGCAGTGTCAGCCTTCTTGGGGCTAGGCTGGCTGTGATAAAGTCACTGCTTAGGCCTATCCACGAATACCTCAGCTGTCACCTCTGGGCATCAGGTACACAGTTGGATTCCTGCCACTGCTATatgcccctgccctgggccctcAACTCACCAGGCTCATGAAGAGATTGCTGTTGATCTGGCCATTGTATTCCTTGATCTTTTGCTCAATCTCAGCCTGAGAAAGGTCAGGTGCCTGCCACTCCACAGGCtcatcctgaaagagaaaagagcctGCATGGACATTGGACCCTTAAGGAACCCATGTCACTGCAATGCATGTCACAGGCAGGGAGGCTTCTTGAGGCTTCTTGGGAGGCTGTCATTACCCCTCTCCTCCCGGGAGGTGGATGGGGATACCTGTTTGCCTTGGCTCATCTGGGGCCTCCCGGGCAGCccttggaaatcaataacaaagctGGAGGCCTGATGAGAAGAATCCTTGGCCCTCTGGACCCGCCCCAGAGCTGCCTTTGGCCCCCCGTTGTTGATGTACACAGCTGCCCAGCAGTAGTAGAGACAGCAAAGGCAGAATCATTCAGCTCTTCTCTGCTGCGTCTGGGGCCTCCTCAGCACTGGGGTGTGTCCCTGAGAGATGCCAGCTGTAGGGCGTGGCCGAATACTTCACTCTACAACTAGGGGCAATTGAAGGCATGAGGGGTCAGGAAAAGATGAGGGACTCTGATGAGAGACctttgtttaaaacaaaactcCATCTAAACTGTATAGCCTGAGCCTGGCACCCTAACTTGGTGGGGTCAGGGTGTGTCCTTTAGAAAGCAGTCTACTTTGCCTGGGCACCGAGTAATGACCTAGTGCATGGTGGGAGGTGTGGGAACTGGTATACACCAGGAGTCCAGTCACCAATGGGCAGGAGAGGAAGAGCAACCTCAGCAACCCAATGCCCCTTAGTGGGGTACTTGAGCCTGGTCCTGGGCATCTCAGACATAATGGGGAAACTATTGTGACATACAAATGCCAAGCAGGTGGGCTGCTGCACCTGTCCTTGCTATCTGGAGATTTAGCCCATAGATATTTGCTCCACCACTCAGTCTCCTCCCCCCAGGCACTGGATTCTTGCTGAATGGGTAGAGAGTGGGCCAAGGCCTGGGTTCTGAATTAACTTTCTTCTATTAAAATCCCTTGGCCCATTGCATCAGCCTGACTTCCTTTTGATGTCAAATGGACATAGCTGTGATCACTGCTCACTGTCCCAGGTTGTTCTGACCAGAGGATCTCCTGTAAAATGGCCTTATGCCCAGCTCGGAGCCAAGGTACCCTAACTGCTGCCTTGAAGCCCACTAAGTTGCTTAAACTGTGTGATGGGAACGAATGAGGACAGAACAGAAAGCAGGATGGAGTCCATGGCCTTTTAGCAGTATACTCTTCACCAAGAACCTACTGCTATTCGGCAGTCAGCAAGTTTGAGGGCTGAGGCTGGGgcctcagaggaaaaaaaaggtacTGAGGATGAGGTAGGAATGGAAGACCATTTGCTTCCCCAAGTTTCCAAAGAGGTCCTTAATCAGCAGGAACCTTGTTGGGGACAGTGAACATCTTTATCAGGCTATTAAAATCAAATGGTGGGGCCCCTAAAAACTGGAGGGTAGGGTGGGACTTGGAGGTAAAATTAGGGCTGGAGGCTAGGCATAAAGGGTAGATGTGTTTGTTCAGGCCCAGAAGAGGTCTTGAGACAGGAAGGAGGGCCCCAATGGGAAGGAACACCCAGATGGGAGGCATGCTAGGGTCAGGAGGCAGAATAAACACAAGCAGACCCTAGTTCCAGGGCAAGAAGGCACAGAGATGGCACTGACTTACTCCCCTTTGACAGTTCTGAGCTCCAGCCTGGGAATGAGAAATgttgttccttcctcttcccttcccaggCCACCATAGTTACCTCAGTTCCAGCCCCTTTTCTTCTCCAGGTATACCTCTCAGAAtctctcatttgtaaaacaaggGACTTGTACTGGAGGCACTGCACTGTTGTGCCAGGATTCTAGATGAGgaagttttgttttccttttccaaagTTACCGGCTGGAGGCGGATTCAAAGAGCTGTCCCAGAGGGATGCACAGGAGGACCATGGGATTTCCCTTTTCCTGCACCATAGTGACCCACCCTCTCCTCTGTCATCATCCACAGTGACAGCTGGTTGTATTTTACATACGACTTGGGATCCTCCAGTCCCCTTTTCAACTAGTTAGTACCTTGTGGTTCTCCAGCCTTTCCACAATGGAAAATGGCTCAAGCCTGGGTGACATAGATACAGTCCCTAGGCtcctcatttaaacctcacagtGAAGCAACTGGGCTGAGCTTTTGGGGGTGCTGAGCATCAGTCCTTTTGTAAGGAATTTTGCAAAATTTCATCTAAAACATCAGTATACCATGCTGTCAGGTATACTGAGCCTCTTGGTGCCCATCTCTCCTTCCTGATGCCCTGGGTGCTCCCTTGAGGTATTCTGGCCCATGACAGTTATCCGAGCTAGGCAGTCACATGTGTGGCACACGGCACAGAGGTCTCTGATAATGGGGACATCTAGGAGACTTCTGAGAGGCTCAGCTTTCCTGGCACCAACTTCAAAACCATGGGGAAGCTTCACATCTTACAGTCCTCGATTAATACTTTTCTTTCCATCTCCCTCATGGCAATTTACAATTCGACCTTCTCAGCCTCTTGTGGATAGACGAGGTAAAATGCTCCTCAAAGCTTTCGCTCCAAAGCAACTCCTCCTATCCATTCCCAAATCCCCTTTTTCCAGGTCCACCTTAGAGGGGGGAATCGGAATCCTCTACTTTCCAGTAGTTGGTGACAAGGCCAGGACCAGCAAGAGGCAGGGGCTCAACTGGCTCCTTCCAGGAGTGCTAATGGAGGCTCCGGACCTTCCTttgcctctctctcctccttaaCACACTTCTTGATTCCCGGCGAGGACTCCTCcccctccacttcctcccccaggtcccccagggagggggtgggagcgCCCAAACCGAGAAATCGAAGTGTTAGTTCAGACTGCGCATTCGGCCTTAGTCATGGGGAATAATGCCCGTCCCTGGTCTACCAAGCTACGCAGCTGCTTCCCCGGGTCCAGCCGGTCTCGTAACAGAGACAGGAAGGAGGCCTCGGCGCCCGTACTGAGGCGCTGGAATCTGGCTTTCACCGTGAGCTGCGAGCCCGACCGACGGTTCAAGAGCCGTTCCCAGTCCGGGACAGGCGGGGGTCCTCACTGATGAGGGCGGGGCCGCGCACCAACTCGACCCGACAACCTACAGGTAGGAACGAGGACCAGCGGTCGCCCCCCGCCCGCCGCCGGCAGCGCCGGCCCCCACCTGGTCCCGGCGCGGCCTGCGAGCCAGCGAGGTGCGCGCCGTGAAGTACTGCTCGAGCTCCGAGTCCGAGTCCTCCTGGCTGCAGTAGCCGCTGCTTGTGGTGCTGTTCCAGGTCATCTCGAAGGAAGGCGTCCCCGCGTCCGCCTCGCCCATCGCCGCGCGAGCCCGCCCGCCCTCTTCGCCAGCCTTGTTGGCCTGTCGCCGCCAACCCGGAGCGTGTGTGCCGGCTTCTGTGCGCGCGTGCGCCAGGAGCAGCGTCTGCACCACAACCGTTAAGACTGAAACGTAGACAGCCCGGACCCAGCTTTTCTCTCATTGAGGGAGGAACGTCGAGGGGCGGGGCCACACACACACCTCGCCTTCAGGATGACCTCATCGCTCAGGCAGCTCAGCTCAGGAGCTCCGCCTCACAGACCCACCACCCTTACGGGACGTGTGGGAGCGTATGCGCATGTGCACTCGCGTGGCCACTGGACCGGATGCTAGTGAGGAAAGGCACAGGAAGTGCGCCTGCGCAGTGCCTGGACGGCTCAGGGCTCGCCGTGGTTGGCTCCGGGTTCCTGGGGTCCCTGCGGGAATTCGCACCGTAGGCTCCCTTTGAGCCCGCCCGCAGAGCCAGCGACACTTTGCCACCGCGAAATCCGTTATTATTACGCTCACTGAGTGTAGCGCCTGGGCGGCAGTTGAGGTTGAGTCCTTGGTCCGCGCGTCCGTGTCCCGCCCGTACACCCCCTGCCCCCGCCGCGCTCACCACGTTCGTGTCCCGCTCCAGCGCTGGCTCCCAGCCCATGTCCCGGGGCCCGCAGCAGTCCAGGCAGACGAGCGCGCGGCAACGGTAGTGGCAGGTGAACTTGCAGTCTGCGGAAAGGCCCGGCCGTGAGGCGGAGGACTCCCACTTTCACCTCGGGGAAGCGTCCCGGGGGACCCAAGGGAAGCCACGGGATGAGGGCCGGTGTCCCCGGGCTCTGCTTGATTGGCCTTCTCTCGAGCTTCGTTTTCCACCCCCTGCCATACAGACTCTAACGTCAGTCCCTGGGTGTTTGGAAACTGACCGGAAGGCCTCAGGCAGTTAGGAACCCAGGCCTGCTCAACAGATGGGTCTCTCGCCCTAGCGGTGAGATTACAGCTGCCATACTGTCAGCTTCCCCTCTCTCGTTAActtaagggaaaaacaaaaatccctaACCCCCTCTAAttgtaatcttctgtttcttctcccctCACTCAACTACTCGCCTTCACTCTCTTCTACCCACTCCAGGCTTGCCCCTCTCTCCACGAAATTACCCTGGCCAGGGTCCTCAGCCACTTGTGATTCTGTTCTCCACCCTCACCTCTGCATCCTGTGATGCTTGTCCCCATGGTTCCCAGTACTCGTTTTTTCCTCCCACCTCAACCACAACTCTTGCTTAGCTGCTTTGCTGGTTCTGCCCCAACTTGCTGATCTCCTAATGGGGAGGACCTGGGCTCAGTCCTGATGGCTGCCCTCCGTCTACACTCCCTATCCCTATCTCATCCACTTGCTTTGCTTCCCAGATCCAAGGCTCCTGCACTGACCTCTCTTTCCTCAGAGCTAATCCTGTGTATCAGCGTCTTCACTCTGATATTTAAAAGACACTTCGAACTGGATATGGCTAAAATTTTACTCACTTTTCCTCCACTAACCCCTACGTTGGCCAGAGTTCCACATTTCAGCAAACATCGCCACCATTCCCCAAGCTGTTTAAGGCAAAACCCCAACTCATTCTTGATTCCTCCCTTGCCTCTACCCCAAAAGCACACTCAAATCATCCCGTTTCTCCTTTCCATGGTCACTTTATTTCTCCTCGGGAACACCACACTGTTCATACTTTGTATTCAGTCATAACTCCTGTGCTTCTCCAGCTGCATATGGGGCAGACTCCTGTACTGGATGGAGGGTCTCCATGCACACACAGGCCAGGCACACTATCACTAGGTTTGTGAATGGGccagagcagtgattctcaacccaGGCTGCACACTAGAATAAACTGGGGGCGTTTCAAATAATTGATGCTTAGGGCCTATCCCGAGCAACCTGTCTGAGGTGGGATCCACACATAGAGAGTGGGAGGACTGTAAAAGCACCCAGGTGATTCAAGCCAGAGTGCTGCCAGTGGGAGAGCAACCTCTGTTTGCGCTGATGGTGATTCACAGGATGGCAGAGGCCCAGCTGGTGTGTGCCTGGATTCCACATTTCAGCACCTGGCTCACTGCTGAACAGACTTAACAAAATCTCTGCTTGCAGGGGGCCCACCCAAGGTTCTTAACTTTTCCAGGTCCCCTTCTTGGGTAACTTCCCTTCACCCCAGGGATTCTTTAGTGGGGACTTAGTAAGTAAATCTTTGGGAAGGGGCAGATCTGGGATATGGTGTGAGCTGGTAGGCTCACAGCTTTTCTCAAGAAGGGCCAAGGCACTTTAAAGGGAAGATAAGAAACTTGACATCAGCAGCTTGTAATTGACAGGCAACTGCCCCTGACCAACTGCCTCAGACACGGGTGGAGCATAGCAAGATGAACCATCTGTCCCCTCTCTCTTCCGTGATGGAATCAAGATAACGTACCAGGTCTGCGTGGCCATCCCCGCCACCCCCCTCCATCGCGACTTAGTCCGCAGCGATGGCACTGCCCCTTGTCGGCCCGTTCCACTCTCGCTTGTGCACGGGACTGCTACTCACGGGCACACTGCAGGCCCTTGCGCACGACGCCCCAGATGAAGTCGCCGCAGAGGTCGCACCACGTGTGCGTGGCGGGCCCGGCGGGCTGGAAGCGGTGGCCGCGGCCAGGAGCCAGGTGTCGTGCCGGGTAGCGCGCAGTGCCTGGCGCGATGCGAAGCGCATTGGCGCGCTCCAGGCGGGTACGGCCCGGGCCGGCGCTCCGAGCGGGTGTCAGCTCCCGCAGCTCGATGAACTCGGGCTCGGCCGACATGGCCCGCTTGGCCTGACCCGGGCTCTGGGCGGTGAGCGGGCTGCGCTGGGCGCAAGCAAGCGAGCGCGGGGCGGACGGGACCGCGGGGCGGGCCCGACGGCGACACCGCCCCCCAGGATTCAGGCAGGGCGGAGGGAGAGAGCCCAGGGGAGCGGCGCAATGGAAACTTGGGTGTGGGGGGCTCTGTCAACCCGCAGGCGGAGCCGGGAGGAGTCGGGGGGAGGGGATCTGGCAAAACTCCCGCGCTCCCTTTTCTAACCTCACTCCATCCCCACGAACTTTGTTTGCCCCCACCGCCCCCCAACGACGACCACGACTGCGACGGAGCATACTGAGACAGGCGTGTTTCTGGAGGCCAGCTTTACTGTGCTAGAGGAAGAGGGTCCCCACATCCGGCCCAGGCCTGGCCAGTCCTCCTGCCCCAGTTTTTTGAGGCAGTGCCATCAGCCTGCCCAGGGTGGGGCAGGAAGTGGAGAGCGCTTCTTTGGGGCGGGGGATGGGTCAGCAGCAATACTCTGTGCCCCACACTGGAGACCAGGCTGAGATCTTGAGGTTCAGGAGCGCACTCTAGATGGGCTCCTTTGGCAGGGGTGGTCGGCCCTCCATAGCCACAGCCTTCATTTCACTCTGTCACCCTGCGCTGCCAGGACACAGGCCTTTCCATGCTTCTCCCAGTGTTTGACTTGACACTCCCTGAAGGCAGATGGGCCAGTGAGAAGGGCAGTTCTTGGGGGTGGGAGCCTCAGGGTTCTAGGGTCCTAGGGTGCCCTCACCTGCAGCAATACCATTCATTCTGGCATCTGGAGCAACGCTTGGAAGCCTCTGCGTTGCAGTAGGCACAGTGAGGCCGCTCTGGAGCCACCACCTCCAGGACATCCAGTCGATAGGTCTCAGCCCACCTGGCGGAAGGGTCAGAAGGACCTGACTGGGCCTGGCAGATGGGCACATAGGGAGCCCCCCTGCCCAGTCCATGCTTCCTACCTCCTTGCCACCCCTTCTGTCAGCTCAGCAGTTCTCACCTCCGGGCCTGCAGCCGCAGGTCCTCCTCTGAGGGGCTGAACACGTGCCGCAACTGGTGCTTGGCAATAGCCTGCCACTTGCCTCTGTTCTCTTGCTCCAGCCGCTCCCAGATTTCTGGGATCTGGGGTGTgttggggggtggagggaagtAGAATGTGGCTGGGAGGAGCAAAGGCAAAGCGGGCAGTGGTCCTGAGTAACTAACTTCCCAGTGCTTACCTGTTCCAACACTAGGTCCTTCTTGGGGGGCTGGGGTTCAGCCAGGGCCAGGTGGGCCAGAAAATGCTGCAGTTCTGCCAGGTTGGGCAGCTGGTCGAGCAGCATGTCAGTGAGGAAGGCCCGAAGCTGCAAGGGTGTCAGTGGAGGCTGTGTGAGGCAAGAACTGGCCATAGCGCCAAGGAGCGCCTGGGCTGAGGGTGCCTGTGGGGCCTGTTCCTCATTGACTGCTTCATCACCTGAGCCCTGAAGTTGGAAAGGCTGAGGTGGGTGTGCAAAGACAAATGGCTGGGatggagtggggtgggatggagggagcaGTGCTGGGGCAGTGGGGACTGGTGTAGAGGAGCCTGGGGCAATTCCCCACCTTGAGCAGCTGGCCCTTGGCAAAGCCTGTGAGGCAGTAGCGGGCCCGGGCCTCGGGATTTAGCAGCAGGTTGTACAGGGCAATCCACACCTGCCCATCCAGCTTGCTCAGCTTTTGCTGCTCTGAGGGGGCCACTGTCTGCCAGCGTCCACCCTCGAATCGCTGCAGTTTGCCTGGAAAGAGGGACCAACACTCTGAATGCAGGCATTGCACACTCTTTGAGTGAGCCAGCCATGCCACAAGACTTGTCCAGGCTGGGGTACTGTTGGCCCCAGGGCAGGTTGAGTCCTTAGTAGTGAACACATGGGCCTTGCCTGCTGCAGAACTCAGATATAGGCCCACCCTGGGGGAGGCATCCTGGTATTTTCTGTGGCCCCACCCCTGCCAATCCTGGAGGATGTCCGTAAGCAGTGAGCTGGGGTTTAGGCAGATTGATGAGGCCCTTACCCCCTTCTCGCCGGCTCCAGGGACTGTGCTGCAGCAGTTCCACCAGAAGGCAGGGCAGGTTGTGGGTGCTGAGCATTCGGCTCAAAGTGCTCAGGgacaggctggaggtggggggggggtggaggaaAGTGAGCAGAGGCTGCAGGCCCAGTCTTCAGGCCTTCAACTATAGGCCCCAGGCCCAGCAGGTTTGCTCACCTGTCCACGCAGTCTGTGATATAACGCAGCACTGAGAGGGCCTTTAGTGCGATCTCAAATTCCATCAGCTCTGCCTGCTTCTTTAGCTCCTGAGGGCCACAAGGTGCTCAGGCTGGGCCACCCTTGCCTGCCCAGGCCTCGGGGAGCCTGGGTTCAGCCCCTGCCAGCCATCCCCAGGGAACCTCAGCCCACCTGCATGGGGGTGCTGTCCTGGGATCCTTCCTCCTCAGGGGGACTGCCACGGCCACTCCGGGCCACCAGCAGAGTCAGTTTGCGGTGACAGTAGTCCACCAGGTCCAAGATGGTGTCCTCTGCTGACTCACACACTTcctggggggcaggaggaggggaaaCCTTTTGCCTCTGATGCCCTCCCTATAGAGACAACCCCTCTTCCTGCCCATCCCTGGCCTGGGGCAGTGGCCCATGGACAGGGCCAGCGTATCACCTTGTGGAAGAAAACTGTCTCTAGGAGGTTGATGATGGAGGCCTCATGGTGCACCTGTCAGCCAAATCAGAGGACAGGGCCTGAGGCTGCTGCCAGAGGGATAGGAGCTACCAGCTGCCCTCTGTCCAGGGCTTTCTGAAGGGGTGGGTAGGGATGGGAACCAGGGGTCCAACTCACCACCATGTATATGGGGAAGGTATTCTGGGGCTTGAAGTCCTCCAGCTTGCACAACACAGGGAAGACCTTCTGCTTCCACATCTCTACAGCAATCAGCTCTTCCACCAGTGTTGGGACCTTTGAGGAGTTGGGGCAAGGATGGGGATGAGATGAGTCTGACTTAGCCTTGCAATCCCCTATCCCTGGCTTGACCCAGCCTAGGTTGCAAATTTGCCTGGGCCACCAGACTCTCCTAGGTCCCATGAATACCCTTCCTGACCCCTCTCCTAAGTGTTAGACCTTCACCTCCAGCTGCCCCAACATTTCTGTGGGGCCAATCTCCCATGCTGCTAGTGACTGGCCCCTGCTCTGCCCCCAGGCTATTGGGAGTCTTCCTGTTCCCGATGTACATGCACTTTTGTCCCCCCATCTGGGCTCCCTCTCAGGCCCTCCAGCTCCTGCCCTTCCTCTTGCCCCTGTCCTTGGATATTCTTGTGTGCCTTGGCCTCTCCCTTACTTGGGGCCCTTCACAGTGCCCTATCCCCACCTCTCCCCATGATAGTGGGCTCCCCCTTTTTCTTGCAGGGGAACATTTTTGTCAAGTGATATCTCAGGTCACCTACTGGCCCATGTTCCACCAGGATCCCTGATGCCACTCTGCACTCCCATGTTGAGAAGGCTGCCTCCATGCAAGGTCCCACCCCACTTCCATGTAAGTAGAGTGCCTTACACTCTTCTCAGGGATGCCTTTTGCACTTGGGCCCTCCCTCTGTATCCTAAGCTGTTCTAGGATCCACATCTGTCCTGCTCAT from Choloepus didactylus isolate mChoDid1 chromosome 1, mChoDid1.pri, whole genome shotgun sequence harbors:
- the ZMYND10 gene encoding zinc finger MYND domain-containing protein 10 isoform X9 gives rise to the protein MGDLELLLPGEADLLVRGLRSFPLREMGSGGWNQQHENLEKLNMQAILDATASQGEPIQELLVTHGKVPTLVEELIAVEMWKQKVFPVLCKLEDFKPQNTFPIYMVVHHEASIINLLETVFFHKEVCESAEDTILDLVDYCHRKLTLLVARSGRGSPPEEEGSQDSTPMQELKKQAELMEFEIALKALSVLRYITDCVDSLSLSTLSRMLSTHNLPCLLVELLQHSPWSRREGGKLQRFEGGRWQTVAPSEQQKLSKLDGQVWIALYNLLLNPEARARYCLTGFAKGQLLKLRAFLTDMLLDQLPNLAELQHFLAHLALAEPQPPKKDLVLEQIPEIWERLEQENRGKWQAIAKHQLRHVFSPSEEDLRLQARRWAETYRLDVLEVVAPERPHCAYCNAEASKRCSRCQNEWYCCRECQVKHWEKHGKACVLAAQGDRVK
- the ZMYND10 gene encoding zinc finger MYND domain-containing protein 10 isoform X10 — its product is MQAILDATASQGEPIQELLVTHGKVPTLVEELIAVEMWKQKVFPVLCKLEDFKPQNTFPIYMVVHHEASIINLLETVFFHKEVCESAEDTILDLVDYCHRKLTLLVARSGRGSPPEEEGSQDSTPMQELKKQAELMEFEIALKALSVLRYITDCVDSLSLSTLSRMLSTHNLPCLLVELLQHSPWSRREGGKLQRFEGGRWQTVAPSEQQKLSKLDGQVWIALYNLLLNPEARARYCLTGFAKGQLLKGSGDEAVNEEQAPQAPSAQALLGAMASSCLTQPPLTPLQLRAFLTDMLLDQLPNLAELQHFLAHLALAEPQPPKKDLVLEQIPEIWERLEQENRGKWQAIAKHQLRHVFSPSEEDLRLQARRWAETYRLDVLEVVAPERPHCAYCNAEASKRCSRCQNEWYCCRECQVKHWEKHGKACVLAAQGDRVK
- the ZMYND10 gene encoding zinc finger MYND domain-containing protein 10 isoform X2; the encoded protein is MMRNRLDRKGAAAGEAVVGSSGHRSLELRGRSWAAADFEGEDASTPRGVTTDSSASKRGRQLTSPDPAQTAGRGRGPGHATQAQSKLVSMATRNTRPQLLRNCRVPDFSPPEARCPRSWPRVRSPFLSLLPAPTWATWSCCYLGRLTCWWNQQHENLEKLNMQAILDATASQGEPIQELLVTHGKVPTLVEELIAVEMWKQKVFPVLCKLEDFKPQNTFPIYMVEVCESAEDTILDLVDYCHRKLTLLVARSGRGSPPEEEGSQDSTPMQELKKQAELMEFEIALKALSVLRYITDCVDSLSLSTLSRMLSTHNLPCLLVELLQHSPWSRREGGKLQRFEGGRWQTVAPSEQQKLSKLDGQVWIALYNLLLNPEARARYCLTGFAKGQLLKGSGDEAVNEEQAPQAPSAQALLGAMASSCLTQPPLTPLQLRAFLTDMLLDQLPNLAELQHFLAHLALAEPQPPKKDLVLEQIPEIWERLEQENRGKWQAIAKHQLRHVFSPSEEDLRLQARRWAETYRLDVLEVVAPERPHCAYCNAEASKRCSRCQNEWYCCRECQVKHWEKHGKACVLAAQGDRVK
- the ZMYND10 gene encoding zinc finger MYND domain-containing protein 10 isoform X12, with product MWKQKVFPVLCKLEDFKPQNTFPIYMVVHHEASIINLLETVFFHKEVCESAEDTILDLVDYCHRKLTLLVARSGRGSPPEEEGSQDSTPMQELKKQAELMEFEIALKALSVLRYITDCVDSLSLSTLSRMLSTHNLPCLLVELLQHSPWSRREGGKLQRFEGGRWQTVAPSEQQKLSKLDGQVWIALYNLLLNPEARARYCLTGFAKGQLLKGSGDEAVNEEQAPQAPSAQALLGAMASSCLTQPPLTPLQLRAFLTDMLLDQLPNLAELQHFLAHLALAEPQPPKKDLVLEQIPEIWERLEQENRGKWQAIAKHQLRHVFSPSEEDLRLQARRWAETYRLDVLEVVAPERPHCAYCNAEASKRCSRCQNEWYCCRECQVKHWEKHGKACVLAAQGDRVK
- the ZMYND10 gene encoding zinc finger MYND domain-containing protein 10 isoform X1, yielding MMRNRLDRKGAAAGEAVVGSSGHRSLELRGRSWAAADFEGEDASTPRGVTTDSSASKRGRQLTSPDPAQTAGRGRGPGHATQAQSKLVSMATRNTRPQLLRNCRVPDFSPPEARCPRSWPRVRSPFLSLLPAPTWATWSCCYLGRLTCWWNQQHENLEKLNMQAILDATASQGEPIQELLVTHGKVPTLVEELIAVEMWKQKVFPVLCKLEDFKPQNTFPIYMVVHHEASIINLLETVFFHKEVCESAEDTILDLVDYCHRKLTLLVARSGRGSPPEEEGSQDSTPMQELKKQAELMEFEIALKALSVLRYITDCVDSLSLSTLSRMLSTHNLPCLLVELLQHSPWSRREGGKLQRFEGGRWQTVAPSEQQKLSKLDGQVWIALYNLLLNPEARARYCLTGFAKGQLLKGSGDEAVNEEQAPQAPSAQALLGAMASSCLTQPPLTPLQLRAFLTDMLLDQLPNLAELQHFLAHLALAEPQPPKKDLVLEQIPEIWERLEQENRGKWQAIAKHQLRHVFSPSEEDLRLQARRWAETYRLDVLEVVAPERPHCAYCNAEASKRCSRCQNEWYCCRECQVKHWEKHGKACVLAAQGDRVK
- the ZMYND10 gene encoding zinc finger MYND domain-containing protein 10 isoform X11 — translated: MGDLELLLPGEADLLVPTLVEELIAVEMWKQKVFPVLCKLEDFKPQNTFPIYMVVHHEASIINLLETVFFHKEVCESAEDTILDLVDYCHRKLTLLVARSGRGSPPEEEGSQDSTPMQELKKQAELMEFEIALKALSVLRYITDCVDSLSLSTLSRMLSTHNLPCLLVELLQHSPWSRREGGKLQRFEGGRWQTVAPSEQQKLSKLDGQVWIALYNLLLNPEARARYCLTGFAKGQLLKGSGDEAVNEEQAPQAPSAQALLGAMASSCLTQPPLTPLQLRAFLTDMLLDQLPNLAELQHFLAHLALAEPQPPKKDLVLEQIPEIWERLEQENRGKWQAIAKHQLRHVFSPSEEDLRLQARRWAETYRLDVLEVVAPERPHCAYCNAEASKRCSRCQNEWYCCRECQVKHWEKHGKACVLAAQGDRVK
- the ZMYND10 gene encoding zinc finger MYND domain-containing protein 10 isoform X7, with translation MGDLELLLPGEADLLVRGLRSFPLREMGSGGWNQQHENLEKLNMQAILDATASQGEPIQELLVTHGKVPTLVEELIAVEMWKQKVFPVLCKLEDFKPQNTFPIYMVVHHEASIINLLETVFFHKEVCESAEDTILDLVDYCHRKLTLLVARSGRGSPPEEEGSQDSTPMQELKKQAELMEFEIALKALSVLRYITDCVDSLSLSTLSRMLSTHNLPCLLVELLQHSPWSRREGGKLQRFEGGRWQTVAPSEQQKLSKLDGQVWIALYNLLLNPEARARYCLTGFAKGQLLKGSGDEAVNEEQAPQAPSAQALLGAMASSCLTQPPLTPLQLRAFLTDMLLDQLPNLAELQHFLAHLALAEPQPPKKDLVLEQIPEIWERLEQENRGKWQAIAKHQLRHVFSPSEEDLRLQARRWAETYRLDVLEVVAPERPHCAYCNAEASKRCSRCQNEWYCCRECQVKHWEKHGKACVLAAQGDRVK